In one window of Thermoplasmata archaeon DNA:
- a CDS encoding transcriptional regulator, whose protein sequence is MIKSLEGQQGILRLLIYLSSVNEVNFQRIVFETDIYDRILRLSLEKLKELGLVKTRIDNSSYPPKNMISLTEKGKKIAEYLKNIEEVLKK, encoded by the coding sequence ATGATAAAAAGCCTTGAAGGACAGCAAGGAATTCTACGTCTGCTAATTTATTTATCTAGTGTTAATGAAGTTAATTTTCAGAGAATAGTTTTTGAAACTGACATTTATGATCGCATTTTGAGACTAAGTCTTGAAAAATTAAAAGAGTTAGGGCTTGTTAAAACAAGAATCGATAACTCATCCTATCCACCAAAGAACATGATCAGCTTAACTGAGAAAGGCAAAAAAATAGCTGAATACTTGAAAAATATTGAAGAGGTGTTGAAAAAATGA
- a CDS encoding RNA 2'-phosphotransferase — MKLKICQTHGPFRGENCPICGQEGKFLLNDWETDAVSRMLTGILRHFPDKFNLKLDEHGWASINDVVEAIKKRHPRFMWLKPMHVEYFIMTDPKGRFQLDVNEKKVRAVYGHSIDVDLTDLPTDKIPEKLYFPTTAEEEEFILEIGLKPGERRWVHLSKTYEEAYIAGKHRTDDPVVLEINSKDAQENGIVFYRAAKTIYITKEIPVQFIKHARKRKIEVPEEELKIIQQEKIRKEKKEKEKLLKKDRYKEEED, encoded by the coding sequence ATGAAACTGAAAATATGTCAAACTCATGGCCCTTTCAGAGGGGAAAATTGCCCGATCTGCGGGCAGGAAGGAAAATTTCTGTTAAATGATTGGGAAACTGACGCGGTAAGTAGAATGTTAACTGGTATTTTAAGGCATTTCCCGGATAAGTTTAATTTAAAACTTGATGAACATGGATGGGCTAGCATAAATGATGTTGTAGAGGCAATTAAAAAAAGACATCCTAGATTTATGTGGCTAAAACCTATGCATGTTGAATATTTTATAATGACCGACCCAAAGGGTAGGTTCCAGCTTGATGTAAATGAAAAAAAAGTTAGAGCTGTTTATGGCCATTCTATAGATGTAGATCTCACCGATTTGCCAACTGACAAAATTCCTGAAAAACTCTATTTCCCTACTACGGCTGAAGAAGAAGAGTTTATTTTAGAGATAGGATTAAAACCAGGCGAGAGAAGATGGGTACATTTGAGCAAGACTTATGAAGAAGCGTATATAGCAGGGAAACATAGAACTGACGATCCAGTAGTATTAGAGATAAACTCCAAAGATGCTCAGGAAAACGGTATAGTTTTTTACAGAGCTGCAAAAACGATATATATAACAAAAGAGATTCCTGTCCAGTTCATAAAGCATGCTAGAAAAAGGAAAATTGAAGTGCCTGAAGAAGAATTAAAAATAATTCAGCAAGAAAAAATAAGGAAAGAAAAAAAAGAGAAAGAGAAGCTTCTTAAAAAAGACAGATATAAAGAAGAAGAAGATTAA
- a CDS encoding ribose-phosphate diphosphokinase: MKIVAGSASRNIAKNLAEKLKTEIAHTEIKRFPDGEVYIRLFENLDDQNVILVQNTYPDSNIIELLLLQDAIKQYKIKKLITVIPYFGYGRQDKRFNEGEPVSAKLMAKILQMNSDEIIIVNLHASDTLKWFDIPAYEVRAEYALAKYLERFKPDIIISPDKGSIERAKYVADLLNVRYDYFEKKRISGDKVVIEKKDLDIQGKVVAIVDDMISTGSTIIAAAQILREQKAEKVVVGCIHGVFVNNSLQKLEMYVDAIISTDTIENEKSVVTVADLIYDQIMKNNLN; this comes from the coding sequence ATGAAAATAGTAGCTGGTTCTGCATCTAGAAATATTGCTAAAAATCTTGCTGAAAAACTTAAAACTGAAATTGCACACACAGAAATAAAGAGGTTCCCAGATGGAGAAGTATATATTCGATTGTTTGAAAATCTGGATGACCAAAATGTTATTTTAGTGCAGAATACTTATCCTGATTCAAATATTATAGAGCTTTTATTATTACAAGATGCAATTAAACAGTACAAGATAAAAAAATTGATAACGGTGATACCATATTTTGGATATGGGAGACAAGATAAAAGATTCAATGAGGGGGAGCCTGTAAGTGCCAAATTAATGGCAAAAATATTACAAATGAACAGTGATGAAATAATTATCGTAAACTTACATGCTAGCGATACGCTAAAATGGTTTGATATCCCGGCATACGAAGTCAGAGCTGAATATGCTCTGGCAAAGTACCTAGAGCGATTTAAGCCGGATATAATCATATCGCCTGATAAAGGGTCCATAGAACGTGCTAAGTATGTAGCAGATCTTCTGAATGTGAGATATGATTATTTCGAGAAGAAGAGAATTAGTGGAGATAAGGTGGTTATCGAGAAAAAAGATCTTGACATTCAAGGTAAAGTAGTTGCAATTGTGGATGATATGATCTCTACTGGAAGCACGATAATTGCAGCTGCACAGATTTTAAGAGAGCAAAAAGCAGAAAAGGTTGTGGTGGGATGCATACATGGAGTATTTGTTAATAATTCACTTCAGAAATTAGAAATGTATGTAGATGCTATAATATCTACAGATACTATTGAAAATGAAAAATCAGTAGTGACTGTAGCAGATCTTATTTATGATCAAATAATGAAAAATAATTTAAACTAA
- a CDS encoding single-stranded DNA-binding protein, with amino-acid sequence MEGTTKIKDLTPDSKRVNVLAKVVSIGETKDIQTRFGETKKLTEAVLGDDSGLVTMTLWGDQIGIIAPSDTVVIDNGYTSLVRGHLRLNIGKYGNIKKAEETIETINNENDMSAQEHEQTFRHNNKRFQGNYNSGSSGNNNNRGKRDFRPRRQF; translated from the coding sequence ATGGAAGGAACAACGAAAATAAAAGATCTAACACCTGATTCTAAAAGAGTTAATGTGTTAGCAAAAGTAGTAAGCATCGGCGAAACGAAAGACATACAAACCAGATTTGGCGAGACAAAAAAATTGACAGAAGCCGTATTGGGCGATGATTCAGGATTGGTCACCATGACATTATGGGGAGATCAGATCGGCATTATTGCACCATCAGACACTGTAGTAATAGACAATGGATACACCTCATTAGTAAGAGGACATCTAAGGCTAAATATTGGGAAATATGGAAATATAAAGAAAGCAGAAGAGACTATAGAGACTATAAATAATGAGAATGATATGAGCGCTCAAGAGCATGAGCAGACATTTAGACATAACAATAAAAGATTCCAAGGGAATTATAACTCAGGCAGCTCAGGAAACAATAATAATAGAGGAAAAAGAGATTTTAGGCCAAGAAGACAATTCTAA